From a region of the Roseivirga sp. 4D4 genome:
- the ruvA gene encoding Holliday junction branch migration protein RuvA produces the protein MYAYLKGKLAHKDPTFVILDIGGVGYEVKISLNTFSKIKDQENIQLYTHFHVKEDAQTLFGFSDTHEKQTFLHLISISGVGPSTGLMVLSSLNPEEVEHAILSEDVRTIQAVKGIGAKTAQRIILELKDKVGKDNVGGDLLNLPISNKNTTRNEALAALVTLGINKAAAQKSIDKILKESSSDISLEQLIKLALKAA, from the coding sequence ATGTACGCTTATCTCAAGGGAAAACTAGCCCATAAAGACCCCACTTTTGTCATTCTTGACATTGGCGGTGTCGGATACGAGGTGAAAATATCGCTTAATACATTTTCCAAAATAAAGGATCAGGAAAACATTCAATTGTACACACACTTTCATGTGAAAGAAGATGCTCAAACCCTGTTTGGCTTTTCCGATACGCATGAAAAACAGACTTTTTTACATTTGATCTCCATTTCAGGAGTAGGTCCCTCCACTGGACTTATGGTACTCTCCTCATTGAATCCTGAGGAGGTAGAACATGCCATTTTGAGTGAAGATGTAAGAACAATTCAGGCCGTAAAAGGCATTGGAGCAAAAACCGCCCAACGCATCATTTTAGAACTTAAGGATAAAGTCGGCAAAGACAATGTAGGTGGCGATCTGCTGAACCTACCAATTTCTAATAAAAATACTACACGAAACGAGGCCCTTGCAGCGTTAGTAACCTTAGGCATTAATAAAGCCGCTGCGCAGAAGAGTATTGACAAGATTTTGAAGGAAAGCTCCAGCGATATAAGCCTCGAACAATTGATAAAATTAGCACTCAAAGCAGCTTGA
- a CDS encoding DUF4837 family protein, with amino-acid sequence MKKLLALLFIASLIACSGEKDQQEVGEEKEGNAKNTSFLPDATGESGEIVIIINKRKYDGALGEAIKEVFRETVPGLTRPEPMFTIRVIEPFEFNRIFRVARNLVYVTSFEGSSAADKWLQGTFSETSRERIFNNPDLFMQTSEDQYSKGQKILQLFGKDDASLIKNLKENKGLVQNFFNIAEKQRLARTIQMSTASKGILRKVNDRLGINIKIPAGYELSMLEDDFMWVRALPAVGPSKNLFVYSKPYTSQDEFKYENIIKLRNEAGKKYIYGDPENKESYMITETEYMDPVFRNINFNDQYTVEMKGAWKTNNFSVGGTFVSYTFVDEGTERLYYIEGFVIHPSEDHRELIREMESLLTTFRVS; translated from the coding sequence ATGAAAAAGCTTTTAGCCCTTTTGTTTATAGCCAGCCTTATTGCTTGTAGTGGAGAAAAAGATCAACAGGAAGTAGGCGAAGAAAAAGAAGGTAATGCAAAGAATACTTCTTTTTTACCTGATGCCACTGGTGAATCCGGAGAAATTGTAATAATCATTAACAAGCGTAAGTATGATGGTGCATTAGGGGAAGCCATCAAAGAGGTTTTCAGGGAAACTGTTCCCGGGTTGACAAGGCCAGAGCCAATGTTCACTATCCGTGTCATAGAACCTTTCGAATTCAATCGAATCTTCAGAGTAGCAAGAAACCTAGTCTATGTCACTTCTTTTGAAGGTAGTTCTGCTGCCGATAAGTGGCTTCAAGGAACTTTCAGTGAGACCTCCAGAGAACGAATCTTTAATAACCCAGACCTCTTTATGCAAACGTCTGAAGATCAATATTCAAAAGGACAAAAGATACTTCAGCTCTTTGGAAAAGATGATGCTTCATTGATCAAAAACTTAAAAGAGAATAAAGGACTGGTTCAAAACTTCTTCAACATAGCAGAAAAGCAGCGACTCGCACGTACGATTCAAATGTCGACTGCCTCAAAGGGAATTCTTCGAAAAGTCAATGACCGACTGGGGATTAACATCAAAATCCCGGCAGGCTATGAGCTTTCCATGCTTGAAGATGACTTTATGTGGGTAAGAGCTTTACCAGCAGTTGGCCCAAGCAAAAACCTTTTTGTTTACAGCAAGCCTTATACGTCTCAAGATGAGTTCAAGTACGAAAACATTATCAAGCTGCGCAATGAGGCTGGGAAGAAGTATATCTATGGAGACCCAGAAAACAAGGAGTCTTATATGATTACTGAAACCGAATATATGGATCCGGTTTTCAGAAATATCAATTTCAATGATCAGTATACGGTAGAAATGAAAGGTGCCTGGAAAACCAATAACTTTTCAGTTGGAGGTACTTTCGTGAGCTACACTTTTGTTGATGAGGGCACAGAAAGATTGTACTACATCGAAGGTTTTGTGATCCACCCAAGTGAAGATCATAGAGAGCTGATTCGTGAAATGGAATCCCTGCTGACAACCTTTAGAGTGAGTTAG
- a CDS encoding lytic transglycosylase domain-containing protein, producing the protein MSTLLAQKEKPLYEVYDYAPDIAYEDIERRYNNLDLTIDIAFNDRVDAFVNYFTVRDRDYTREMLRRKEIYFPIFEKYLKAYDLPQELKYLPIIEAGLNPKATSGPQAVGLWQFMAPTARERGLKIDWYIDERMDPEKSTEAACQYIKWLYGVFKDWKLTLAAYNSGIGNVKRAIRRAGYRNDFWKVYRYLPRETRSYVPQFAAIVYAMEYADVHNIYTEDPLYPIDFDIVKTNQFIYLKAFAEESGIPLETLNQLNPAVKKGAIPAKAKDFELRIPKASKSNFLKNETFILAKAEAAKSEFEKLAKNMPGSTFGKEKVVYRVRSGDVLGTIARKHGVRLRDLKAWNNIRGSLIRVGQRLNIYIGPDFYEKSTVRLVNQPIPDSKLHVVQPGDTLWDISRMYKGLSIDKIRQLNNLKSSSIKPGMPLRVG; encoded by the coding sequence GTGAGCACATTGCTGGCGCAAAAGGAAAAACCTCTATATGAAGTCTATGATTATGCGCCTGATATAGCCTATGAAGACATCGAAAGGCGATATAATAATTTAGATCTAACGATAGATATTGCCTTCAACGATCGTGTAGATGCCTTCGTCAACTACTTCACTGTTAGAGACAGGGATTATACCCGTGAAATGCTCAGAAGAAAGGAGATTTACTTTCCCATCTTCGAGAAGTATCTCAAAGCCTACGATCTGCCCCAAGAGCTTAAGTATTTGCCCATTATAGAAGCCGGACTTAACCCAAAAGCCACATCCGGCCCTCAAGCCGTTGGACTGTGGCAATTTATGGCTCCGACAGCCCGAGAAAGAGGCCTAAAAATAGACTGGTACATCGATGAACGGATGGACCCGGAAAAATCTACTGAAGCTGCCTGTCAATACATCAAATGGCTATACGGTGTATTCAAGGATTGGAAACTCACCCTGGCAGCTTATAATAGTGGCATTGGTAATGTGAAGCGAGCCATAAGGAGAGCCGGCTACCGGAACGATTTCTGGAAGGTGTATCGCTACCTGCCACGCGAAACACGCTCATACGTACCACAATTCGCAGCCATTGTATATGCAATGGAATATGCTGACGTTCACAATATCTACACCGAAGACCCGCTGTACCCAATCGATTTTGATATTGTCAAAACCAATCAATTCATCTACTTAAAGGCATTTGCTGAAGAAAGTGGTATCCCCTTGGAAACCTTAAACCAGCTGAATCCTGCAGTGAAGAAAGGAGCCATCCCTGCAAAAGCAAAAGATTTCGAATTGCGCATTCCAAAAGCAAGCAAATCCAATTTCTTAAAGAATGAAACTTTCATTTTGGCCAAAGCTGAAGCGGCTAAAAGCGAATTTGAAAAACTGGCTAAGAATATGCCTGGAAGCACATTTGGTAAGGAAAAAGTTGTCTATAGAGTCAGAAGCGGAGATGTCTTAGGTACTATAGCCAGAAAACACGGTGTTAGGCTTAGAGATTTAAAAGCCTGGAACAATATCCGTGGTTCATTGATACGAGTCGGTCAAAGGCTGAATATTTACATTGGCCCTGATTTCTATGAAAAGAGCACCGTCAGATTGGTCAACCAACCCATCCCCGATTCGAAGCTCCATGTCGTACAACCAGGTGACACCTTATGGGATATCTCCCGTATGTACAAAGGGTTAAGCATTGACAAAATCCGGCAACTTAATAACCTCAAAAGCAGTTCTATCAAACCGGGAATGCCGTTGAGGGTAGGGTAA
- the gatA gene encoding Asp-tRNA(Asn)/Glu-tRNA(Gln) amidotransferase subunit GatA yields the protein MKNYHRLDEIQKDLKLQKISCLSLVEHYLKNIEDNANLNAFVEVYEQEARERAKAIDLKIKHNQAGKLAGLIFGIKDLICYQDHQVSGSSDILKGFESQITATAVQRLLDEDAIVIGRQNCDEFGMGSSNENSAHGAVKNAVDSSRVSGGSSGGSAVAVQADMCQVSLGTDTGGSVRQPAAFTGVIGLKPTYSRISRWGLLAYASSFDTIGIFSKSVEDNALVLQVIAGKDEMDGTSSSESVEGFDPKAFEDKKYKVAYLHEALTSEGVQEEVKSVLRDTVDRLKSEGHLVEQLDFPLLDYVLPTYYILTTAEASTNLSRYDGAHYGHRSPNTSNLESMYKLSRTEGFGEEVKRRIMLGTFVLSADYYDAYFTKAQKARQLIKEATEKILEQFDFIIIPTTPTTAFKLGQHQDNPLEMYMADLFTVQASVTGIPAISIPAGSDANNLPIGLQIMSGAFDENKLFAISKYLLKED from the coding sequence GTGAAGAATTATCATCGCTTAGATGAGATTCAAAAAGACCTTAAGCTGCAAAAAATTTCTTGTCTCTCCCTCGTTGAACACTATCTTAAAAACATAGAGGACAACGCTAACCTCAACGCATTTGTAGAGGTATACGAACAGGAGGCAAGAGAACGGGCCAAAGCGATTGATCTCAAAATAAAGCATAACCAAGCCGGCAAGTTAGCCGGCTTAATTTTTGGTATAAAAGACCTTATTTGCTACCAAGATCATCAAGTATCCGGCAGCAGCGATATCCTAAAGGGATTTGAATCTCAAATTACGGCTACAGCTGTTCAGAGGCTTCTGGATGAAGATGCCATCGTAATCGGCAGACAAAACTGCGATGAGTTTGGTATGGGTTCCTCCAATGAAAACTCAGCCCATGGGGCTGTAAAGAATGCAGTTGATAGCTCAAGAGTGTCTGGAGGATCTTCTGGAGGATCAGCCGTAGCAGTTCAAGCAGATATGTGTCAAGTTTCCCTAGGCACAGATACCGGTGGATCTGTAAGGCAACCTGCCGCATTCACAGGTGTTATTGGCCTTAAACCAACTTACTCAAGAATTTCAAGATGGGGATTACTCGCCTATGCCTCCTCATTCGACACTATAGGAATATTCTCAAAATCAGTCGAAGACAATGCCTTAGTACTTCAAGTGATTGCAGGGAAAGATGAAATGGACGGTACCTCCTCTTCTGAGTCGGTTGAGGGATTTGATCCAAAGGCCTTTGAAGACAAGAAGTACAAAGTCGCCTACCTTCATGAGGCACTGACGAGCGAAGGCGTCCAAGAAGAGGTCAAGTCTGTTTTAAGAGACACTGTGGACAGACTGAAAAGTGAAGGGCATCTTGTTGAACAACTGGATTTCCCGTTGCTTGACTATGTCTTACCGACCTACTACATACTGACTACGGCAGAAGCTAGCACCAACCTTTCGAGGTATGATGGAGCGCATTACGGACACAGAAGTCCCAATACCTCGAATCTGGAATCTATGTATAAGCTTTCAAGGACCGAAGGTTTTGGAGAGGAAGTGAAACGAAGAATCATGTTGGGCACCTTTGTGCTTAGTGCAGACTATTATGACGCCTATTTTACAAAGGCTCAAAAAGCACGACAGTTGATCAAAGAGGCAACAGAGAAAATTCTTGAGCAATTTGACTTTATCATCATACCAACAACGCCTACAACAGCGTTTAAATTAGGTCAGCACCAAGACAACCCTCTCGAAATGTACATGGCAGATTTATTTACGGTACAGGCTTCTGTAACGGGCATACCTGCTATTTCAATCCCCGCTGGTAGTGATGCCAATAATTTGCCGATCGGTCTTCAAATTATGTCAGGGGCTTTTGATGAAAATAAACTTTTTGCAATTTCGAAGTATCTATTAAAAGAAGATTGA
- a CDS encoding twin-arginine translocase TatA/TatE family subunit yields the protein METILALGMPGGPEIFVILFIVLLLFGAKKIPDLARGFGKGIREFKDATKEIKKEVDDAGKEIDKP from the coding sequence ATGGAAACAATATTAGCATTAGGAATGCCAGGTGGACCGGAGATATTCGTGATCTTGTTCATTGTCCTTCTATTATTCGGAGCGAAGAAGATTCCAGATCTTGCAAGAGGTTTCGGAAAAGGGATCAGAGAGTTTAAGGATGCTACCAAAGAAATTAAGAAAGAGGTAGACGATGCAGGTAAAGAAATAGACAAACCTTAA
- a CDS encoding murein hydrolase activator EnvC family protein, with the protein MSGSRITVVLVLIILAFDVSQAQTERQRLEKEKQEIQDRILETQKILSQTASKKNNSLGRLRALNNQIRSRVSLVNAIKGEVTLLDEEIAEDQSIIDAMENDLNALTDEYGQMIYATQKTSSGFNQLTFLFASGTFNQLFMRMKYMKQYGEARKKQVEQIQIVQQSLNEQIVEIEEQKSSKQSLLNEELSENRKLSNLQSEQRSLVTKLEQQENKIRQDLARQRASEKELSDRIDAIIEAERLAALASAVDMSDINAAFEGEKGRLPWPVDQGFVSSKYGKHRHPTLRTVMLTNKGIDIQTTKNASVKSVFPGKVSAIMSIPGQGNTVLIQHGEYFTAYSKLKAVVVKKGEQVQAQQVLGQVLTDNNDVSEVKFKVFDQKTTVNPETWLERKIN; encoded by the coding sequence ATGAGCGGCAGTAGAATAACAGTTGTATTAGTACTCATCATATTGGCCTTTGATGTCTCACAGGCCCAGACAGAACGCCAGCGATTAGAAAAAGAGAAACAAGAAATACAAGATAGGATTCTTGAGACTCAGAAAATTCTTAGCCAAACAGCTAGTAAAAAGAACAACTCTCTGGGTAGGCTTAGAGCATTAAACAATCAGATAAGATCAAGAGTCTCTCTTGTCAATGCTATAAAGGGAGAAGTAACCCTTTTAGACGAAGAAATAGCCGAAGATCAGAGCATTATTGATGCAATGGAAAATGACCTCAATGCATTGACAGACGAGTACGGACAAATGATCTACGCCACGCAAAAAACAAGCTCTGGGTTTAATCAACTCACTTTTCTATTTGCTTCTGGAACCTTCAATCAGCTTTTCATGCGAATGAAATATATGAAGCAGTATGGAGAAGCACGGAAGAAACAGGTAGAGCAAATTCAAATTGTTCAACAAAGTCTCAATGAGCAAATCGTGGAAATTGAAGAACAGAAGTCTTCTAAGCAAAGCCTACTCAATGAAGAACTTTCTGAAAATAGAAAACTCTCTAACCTCCAAAGTGAGCAAAGGTCATTAGTGACCAAACTCGAGCAACAAGAGAATAAAATCAGACAAGATTTAGCTCGCCAAAGAGCCTCGGAAAAAGAATTGAGTGACAGAATTGATGCCATCATTGAAGCTGAAAGATTGGCCGCACTAGCTTCAGCTGTTGACATGTCAGATATCAATGCAGCTTTCGAAGGAGAGAAAGGACGCCTTCCATGGCCAGTAGACCAAGGCTTTGTTTCGTCCAAATATGGAAAACATAGACATCCAACACTCAGGACAGTTATGCTCACCAACAAAGGGATCGACATTCAAACTACCAAAAATGCAAGTGTTAAATCTGTGTTCCCAGGTAAAGTCAGTGCAATAATGTCTATACCAGGCCAAGGAAATACAGTACTCATTCAGCACGGAGAATACTTCACAGCTTACTCTAAATTAAAGGCTGTAGTGGTCAAAAAAGGTGAGCAAGTGCAAGCCCAGCAAGTACTCGGACAGGTACTTACTGACAACAATGATGTCTCTGAAGTGAAATTCAAAGTATTTGATCAAAAGACTACTGTGAACCCCGAAACTTGGCTTGAACGAAAGATCAACTAA
- a CDS encoding DUF4292 domain-containing protein, whose amino-acid sequence MRTNNSTKYLTLLLIFSLILTLSSCSKKFLGFGYDPKAELALEEIDFEYLSTSTKFKYKDGESKQKARANIRIKKDSLIWFTLSNGVGIEGFRGKMTRDSLIVIDRVNKKVTSFSFETLSERFNFEFNFDLFQAVLVGDLPVDVSKADVLEKQANNYLVTQKAGDLRIQNKISSKNRRLENLFASTLENQNTLELKYGDFKLLDDKPFAYKAVMLLTYFKEGKKEEATIDIEHNRARIERKPLKFPFNIPSRYERQ is encoded by the coding sequence TTGAGAACAAACAATTCAACTAAATACCTCACCCTTCTGCTAATCTTTAGCTTAATACTCACCCTAAGCAGCTGTAGCAAGAAATTCTTAGGCTTTGGTTATGATCCAAAAGCAGAACTGGCACTTGAAGAAATCGATTTTGAATATCTCTCTACCTCCACCAAATTCAAATACAAAGACGGGGAAAGTAAGCAGAAGGCCCGAGCCAACATCAGAATAAAGAAAGATAGCCTCATTTGGTTCACCCTCAGCAATGGAGTTGGTATAGAAGGCTTCAGGGGTAAAATGACACGAGATTCGTTAATAGTCATTGATAGGGTTAATAAGAAGGTGACAAGCTTCAGTTTCGAAACACTAAGTGAACGCTTCAATTTCGAATTCAATTTTGACTTGTTTCAAGCGGTATTGGTAGGCGATCTTCCCGTAGACGTTTCAAAAGCAGATGTTTTAGAAAAGCAGGCCAACAATTACTTAGTCACGCAAAAAGCTGGCGACCTTAGAATTCAAAATAAGATCAGTTCGAAGAACAGAAGGCTAGAAAACCTATTTGCCAGTACTTTAGAGAATCAAAACACGTTGGAATTAAAGTATGGAGATTTCAAGCTTCTTGACGATAAGCCATTTGCCTACAAGGCAGTAATGCTCCTTACCTATTTTAAGGAAGGCAAGAAGGAAGAAGCTACCATTGATATTGAACACAATAGAGCAAGAATTGAGCGGAAACCATTAAAGTTCCCTTTCAATATACCATCACGCTATGAGCGGCAGTAG